GCCCGTTGACTTAAAAACCAAATTTCAGTTGAAAACGGGttttggaaaaaggggaaaaaatcctctGGTGGGTGACAGGAGCCAGGCGGCCCCCGCGGGCAGGCAGCGCagggccccggggcgggcggggcgaTCGGCGGGAGTGGGCAGGCGGCGGACAACCGCGTCGGCGGAGGCCCCGGTAGCGGCGCGGGCGGCCATGGCGCGGCGGCGGGTGCCGGTGGTGGACGTGCAGAGCGACAACTTCCGGGAGCTGTGGCCGTCCATGGTGCTGGCGCTGCGCACCGCTACCTTCATCGCCGTGGACACGGTGAGGCGGGGAGGGCGCGGGGaccggcggcgcggccgggcccGCGGGGCCGCTGACGGGTGTCTCCCCGCAGGAGCTGAGCGGCCTCGGAGCCAGGAAGTCGCTGCTGAGCCCGTGAGTGCCCCggtggggcggggagggggcggtcgCTCAGCCGGATTTACCGGCTGCGGGTGCTCCGAGGCGCGTCCCGCCGGTACCGGCTGCCCGGTTCCCCTTCCCCAACGGGTTTGTCTCTCCGGGGGAGGCCGGTGGGACGGGGCCGGGCCGGAGCCGTCAGgtcccctcctcctgccgccCAGGTGCATCGAAGAGCGGTACAAGGCCGTCTGCAGCGCGGCCCGGACCCGCTCCGTCCTCTCCCTCGGCGTGGCGTGTTTCAAGCAGCTCCTGGAGCAGGTACGTTCGCGGGACGTGGAGCGGCGGGCACCGGCACCCCGCTGGGAGACGGAACTCAGCGCACCCGAGCTCCGCGGGCTCGCCCCTGGCCTTCTGGGCGGCTGCCTGTGATGGGTGTATCTGCGTGGCTTTGCCCGCTCTCCCTCCGCAGTCCGAGAACACGTACCTCTGCCAGATCTACAACCTGACGCTGCTCTGCACGGAGGATTACGTTGTCGAACCGCAGTCGGTGCAGTTCCTGGTGCAGCACGGCTTTGACTTCAACAAGCAGTACTCCCAGGGGATCCCTTACCACAAGGGCAACGACACGGTACTAAAGGGCTCCCCTTCAGACACCTCAGCTCGCTCTGCTCCAGGCTCCTGGGGAGGTTGCTGGCATCTCCCTCCCACAGCTGAGCGAAGATGGGCTCACGCTGGGGGTCTGGAGTGCAGCACTACCCCTTTCATCTCCCTGCTGTTTTATATCCAGGCTGTCACTTGTTACAGTtgcttttctaaatatttaggCCTCTGGTGAAAGCAAGAACTAGCTGTATgcagtgctctgctgcagcaggctcTGAGGACTTCCTGGGGCGAGGGCAAGTCCAGGCGCTAAGGCTCCCTGACTAATCCTTCTTCTTGCAGGGCAATGAGAACCAGAGCCAGACCGTTCGGACTTTTTTTCTGGAGCTCATCCGAGCGAAGAAGCCTCTCATTCTCCATAACGGCCTGATCGACCTGGTCTTCCTGTACCAGTGCTTCTACGCTCACCTCCCGGACAACCTCGGCACCTTCACCGCTGACCTCTCGGAAATGTTTCCAGCAGGAATATACGACACCAAATATGCTTCAGAGTTTGAGACTCGCTTTGCAGCATCCTACCTGGAGTATGCTTACAAGAAGTGGTGAGCTGGTATTTAAAGCTTTCGGGAGGAAAGGCAAAGGGAAcgtcagtgttttgtttttctaggcaAGGGGTTGGGTCTTTGTATTACCCCCATGAGTGAAGAAAGGTGCTTTTCAGATGACTGCCCCATGCTCTTCCCATTTCTAGGACGGGTGCTGAGTGCATAAGGGTGCATTTTGTAATACACCTTATCTGTTCCGTGGGCAGCTGCTGAAAGAGGATTTCAGTCTTCTGCTGGCAGCAGTTTTGACCACAGAGTGACCTGatctaactgaaaaataattgattCACTGCATGGCCCTGGTCCAGCGATGCCACAGGGCCGTGGCAGGAACACACGCAGAAGAGAGACCCTTGAAACTCAGCTAGAGAGTGAACACAAAGAGGGCTGTGCCTGCAGGGTCTGCTAGTTACAACTCTGTTTTGTAAGGGATGGTGCAGCTAAAGGGTGGGTGCTCTCTGGCCCTCCTGATGCTGACCAGCTCTGTCACACGTCCCGCACGTGACACTTGCGTGCGGCCAACCCGTCACTTTCCTGCCAAGTGAAGGTTGTGCTCGTTCCAGGGTGTCCTGTCTTCCTTCCGGCCCCCAGCTCCTCATGGCTATCTTCCAGGCAGACATGTGCTAGAAGCAGAGATGTCTCTCGACTTCACGTGTCAGTCTGGCCCCTCGTTCTGCACTCCCCACGCAATCTAAACAAGCCCCTGGCAGTGATGCAGCCCCTTGAATCTCCGTTAAGCTGAAGTCACGCTCTGTGCAGAGgagaaatggtatttttagTGACTGTTTTCTATCAGGAAATGCCATTTTGACAGGTCCGAAAACATTCAAGATGGCTGTTCTCAAACATGAGAATGCTTTGTTTTGACAggataaaaatactttttaaactgACCTCTCAAATGTTTTAAGCCACAATTCTAGTTACATGGAGCCTTCCCGAGGTTTGGGGCGTTTTAGCTAGCTGTTGGGACAAAACAAGTTCTTTTCTCACGAGATGGAAAATGTTTCCTTGTTGTCCATATCGCCCAGGTTCGACCTCTCAGGGCAGTAGCTGCTGGATACTCTATGTGATACCTCACTTTGGGCATTTCTTCTCTGTCCATTAATATTATGAGGACTAAGACATATCTTAATGCCCTTAGTATTTAACACCAAGCTATGTGTCCCCTTCTCCCATAGCTTCACCAGAGACACTGTTGTCCCTGCCTGTATGTCTGCATAGGAGAGACCAACCTTTAAATCAGCACAGAAGCAACTACTTATTCAAGCTGTTCTCCCAGGCCTGAGTTTTTCTCCAGCAGGCTGTCGAGCTGGCTAGAGCTCAAAAGCTGGAAACTAGTGGAGTTGAGACTTGGTGGAGAGCAGCGTGCTCTACGCTGTGGTACCTTCAGTGACTTAACCGCAGTAACTCTGTACTCCTGTTTGTTCCAGCAAGCGAGAGAACTGCAAGCTGAAGGACTCCAGCAGCCAGCACCTCACCATTGAGTTCTGCAACTACCCTGCCAACATGTCGCGTTACATCGACTATCGCCACTGCTCTCTGGAAGAAGAAAGCCACAACGTGGGAGGGGAAAATAAGGTGTCTGTCTGTGAGAAATTTTCGGTAAGTAACGTGAATCCCTGCTTCCTTCCTGGCTCTGTGGAAAGAGCCACATGTGGCCAGAGCAGGAAGTGGTAGGAAAGCACCTGGGAACTTCCCCTTGCTTGCTTCACAACACAAGGAAGATTTTCAAGCCTCAGGTGGCTTCATGACATGAAGGGCAATAGCATGCTCTGTTTGGAGGCGGTGAATTCCACAGGCTGCATTAGATACTGAGATTCAGAAAGAGACTATATGACCCTAAATAGCGGGATGGTATGAGATACAGTACCCATTGCTGTCTTGGGAGGGCTGGAAGTTCTAAATTAGTTTGTCTTGTCCTCTGAGCAAGAAATGccacctcttccctcccccatATCTTGATTAGATATAAAAAAACAATACCTGTCTGCAGCTTCTGGGACTGTAGTACGGTGCGATTCACAGCATCTTGGTGCTGGTGCTGCAACAGCAGTAAACAAACAGCCCATCTGATCAGATCATAACTGGTTTCAGATGcttcagggagaaaaggagCTTTTCCAGATGTTGCACGTTACTGTTGCAGAACACAGGTTGGGGAAACCTCTGTAAGTTTCTCATCCAACCACCAACTCAGTGTTGCTCAGAGCCTTGTTTTTGTGAATTTTGAAAATCTCTTAAAGACAGAGATTACAAACCCCCTCCAAGCCCCTGTTGCAGAGCTTGACCACTCATTGCGAAAAACGTTTTCCTGTCTATCCAGTCAGAATTTCCCCTGACTTGTTACCACCTTTCCCTGTGCTCCCTTCAGAGGAGTTTATCATCTTTTCTATAACCTCTGCTTTAGGTAGCTGCAGACAGCAACTAGATATCCCCATCCCCTTAGCCTCATCTTCTCAAAGCGGAACAAACCCACCGTCCTTGGCCTCTCCTCACACATTCCGTGCTGCATCTTGACAGCCCCGTGCTGTGCTCGCTGCAGTTGGTCAGTGCCTTTCTTGTGTGTTGTGGGGCTGTAACTG
This DNA window, taken from Nyctibius grandis isolate bNycGra1 chromosome 8, bNycGra1.pri, whole genome shotgun sequence, encodes the following:
- the TOE1 gene encoding target of EGR1 protein 1 translates to MARRRVPVVDVQSDNFRELWPSMVLALRTATFIAVDTELSGLGARKSLLSPCIEERYKAVCSAARTRSVLSLGVACFKQLLEQSENTYLCQIYNLTLLCTEDYVVEPQSVQFLVQHGFDFNKQYSQGIPYHKGNDTGNENQSQTVRTFFLELIRAKKPLILHNGLIDLVFLYQCFYAHLPDNLGTFTADLSEMFPAGIYDTKYASEFETRFAASYLEYAYKKCKRENCKLKDSSSQHLTIEFCNYPANMSRYIDYRHCSLEEESHNVGGENKVSVCEKFSAYGWCPKGMKCPQSHNIDLIIDEDDKLWEKRKKRKHKWKCRKNTEESTKAFEQESSGKEMEVAQNGEEGPPRKQSCYKPAAATELAEITPNSEGRTLAENSMDTEPEVSSDTSAQQEKDLGSTEGTAAQVAAAVSPCAKGNASDSDQVEGNSEVPTGVGSVNHPDTPETEAARATEKETHGPPSQGGTHRAGFDAFMTGYVMAYVWMLKKGKNTDAGTGPWLPDCHNKLYLSGKAVPLQIVKSLFSKTSKAHSQKMKLAWASGKS